A stretch of the Pirellulales bacterium genome encodes the following:
- a CDS encoding glycoside hydrolase family 55 protein, giving the protein MFNRLTLLAICAFLLFVAFFGPIASAQAVDPTAQFSFPRDASVLDARRDFGAVGDGKADDTAALQAAIDASCGTDPKFRGKSNLLFVPKGTYRVTNTLVVKSALGPWVWGESRDGVIIKLDDGVKNVNSVLRTHPNEKGPTSADWFMRNLRNFTIDAGNNPQTDGIRYYATNSGCLQNVRVIGQGKVGVNGGFLDQSGPNLIQDVEIDGFETGILSQWIWSQTLSRIKISNCRKVGVEVTANVVAIEDLTVENTPLAIDNKVPNDWGHWGGMIALVNGKFSGGDPHGPAIRNESGLYARNVTATGFGKMVASKTERGDVAGDRIDQYISYGGKRLFDGTPERSVQLPIQPEPAVPWEHDHAKWLCADEYGINANDHEDDTAAIQRAFDAAGKEGKTVVYFRGCGGSEPNWIKLSKPIRVPAPVRLVLGLGWGRLLREGENGGFVVDDASAPQVKFQNLDSFGGPPIQITNASAKNTMVVEGCGVTVIGQGSGDIFVTDCPSHIHLRKAGQNCWARQLNPEGNSDTGVVQNDGGNLWCLGVKHEGRGVRFATRNGGKTEILGLFYYGGFPDEDDQRPVFDIVDSSFSVAGLREIAFDSHTATVKVRERRGAVEKILDKQTEGGWIGWTLFSGMVE; this is encoded by the coding sequence ATGTTCAACCGCTTAACCTTGCTTGCCATCTGTGCTTTTTTGTTATTTGTCGCATTTTTCGGTCCTATCGCTTCCGCTCAGGCTGTCGATCCGACTGCCCAATTTTCATTTCCACGGGATGCCAGCGTGTTGGACGCGCGGCGCGACTTTGGCGCGGTGGGAGATGGCAAAGCCGACGACACCGCCGCACTGCAGGCGGCCATCGACGCCAGTTGCGGCACTGACCCCAAATTTCGCGGGAAAAGCAACTTGCTCTTTGTGCCTAAGGGCACCTACCGCGTGACCAACACGCTGGTCGTCAAAAGCGCCCTAGGCCCCTGGGTGTGGGGGGAATCGCGCGACGGAGTCATTATCAAGCTGGATGATGGCGTAAAAAATGTGAATTCCGTCCTCCGCACCCATCCGAATGAAAAAGGCCCGACCTCCGCGGACTGGTTCATGCGAAATTTGCGAAACTTTACGATTGATGCCGGTAACAATCCGCAAACAGATGGCATCCGTTACTATGCGACCAACAGCGGCTGTTTGCAAAATGTGCGGGTCATTGGCCAGGGAAAAGTAGGGGTCAACGGCGGCTTTTTGGACCAAAGCGGGCCAAATCTAATTCAAGATGTCGAAATCGACGGGTTCGAAACGGGCATCCTCAGCCAATGGATCTGGAGCCAAACGCTCTCGCGCATAAAAATTTCAAATTGCCGCAAAGTCGGGGTGGAGGTTACGGCCAATGTCGTGGCGATCGAGGATTTGACCGTGGAAAATACCCCCTTGGCGATTGATAACAAGGTGCCCAATGATTGGGGGCATTGGGGGGGGATGATCGCGCTGGTGAATGGGAAATTTAGCGGCGGCGACCCCCACGGGCCAGCCATTCGGAACGAATCGGGCCTGTATGCCCGCAATGTCACGGCGACGGGCTTTGGCAAAATGGTGGCCAGCAAAACCGAACGGGGGGATGTCGCGGGGGATCGGATCGACCAGTACATCTCTTATGGAGGAAAGCGGCTGTTTGACGGCACGCCGGAACGCTCGGTCCAGTTGCCCATCCAACCCGAACCGGCCGTCCCGTGGGAGCATGACCACGCCAAATGGCTGTGCGCGGACGAGTATGGCATCAACGCGAACGATCACGAAGATGACACGGCGGCGATTCAGCGGGCGTTTGACGCGGCGGGCAAGGAAGGGAAAACTGTTGTCTATTTTCGCGGATGCGGGGGATCAGAGCCAAACTGGATTAAGCTGTCAAAGCCAATCCGTGTTCCCGCGCCGGTCCGGCTGGTGTTGGGCCTAGGTTGGGGGCGACTCTTGCGGGAGGGAGAAAATGGCGGATTTGTTGTGGATGACGCTTCCGCCCCGCAGGTAAAGTTTCAGAACTTGGACTCATTTGGCGGACCGCCGATTCAGATCACGAATGCTTCGGCCAAAAACACAATGGTTGTCGAGGGATGCGGCGTCACCGTGATTGGACAAGGGAGTGGAGACATCTTTGTGACGGACTGTCCCTCGCATATTCATTTGCGCAAAGCGGGTCAAAACTGCTGGGCGCGCCAGCTCAATCCCGAAGGGAACAGCGACACCGGCGTGGTCCAGAACGATGGCGGCAACCTGTGGTGCCTGGGGGTCAAGCATGAGGGGCGGGGGGTGCGGTTTGCCACGCGCAACGGGGGAAAGACCGAGATTCTGGGCTTGTTTTATTATGGTGGCTTTCCCGACGAAGATGACCAGCGGCCGGTGTTTGACATCGTGGATAGCTCGTTTAGCGTGGCGGGATTGCGCGAGATCGCGTTTGATTCGCACACGGCTACTGTGAAGGTGCGCGAACGCCGCGGCGCCGTAGAGAAAATCCTCGATAAGCAAACCGAAGGTGGCTGGATCGGCTGGACGCTGTTTAGCGGTATGGTGGAGTAG
- the uvrA gene encoding excinuclease ABC subunit UvrA has product MPAAEIIIKGAREHNLRGVDLRLPRNQLICLTGVSGSGKSSLAFDTVYAEGQRRYVESLSSFARQFLGQMPKPEVEAISGLSPTISISQKSSGQNPRSTVGTITEIYDYLRVLFARVGQGHCPQCSRPITAQSREQIIERILQFPAESRLLILAPVVRRQKGEHRDLFIDLQKQGFNRARVDGKLVPLNDAISLDRQMRHDIEVVIDRITIGPQVRGRLAEDVELALKLGSGSLILAPDEATAGGGQITRPEYTDEEEEFSAEREAETGLGEKDSPRKAKKKSKSVVKGGQPGDVVLSCDYACTHCGISFDPPTPQLFSFNSPQGMCPQCDGLGEVFTFDPRLLVPDDSLSLKDGAIELVGKWKEMGRWRRHIYQGVADTLERIHNWDEGTLLESPWRDLDKVMRGIWLAGTGDTHITFTWRGGNAPQKYGGHWEGFVAQFLERYRGTESKPHRAALEKYMTVTPCLACGGTRLKPQSRAVRLTTTNPRFPGSPSLSLPEVCSLPVQDAAEFFQELELDATGQLIATELQKEILGRLGFLVNVGLEYLTLDRTAPTLSGGESQRIRLAGQIGCGLVGVLYILDEPSIGLHPRDNDKLINTLKSLRDKGNTVLVVEHDEDTMRAADQIVDFGPGPGVRGGEVVAQGNLEKLAKSSKSLTGKFLSGQDGIAIPDARRTPTGNVLRIEGARHNNLRGVDVEIPLGCFVCVTGVSGSGKSSLVNDILVEALRRDLNGGEGTPGGFDRITGLQHLDKLIAIDQSPIGRTPRSNPATYIKVFDDIRDLYVKLPEAKARGYKAGRFSFNVSGGRCEACEGNGSQRQDMDFLADIWVTCTVCEGRRFNRETLQIKFKGKSISEVLEMDVQEALRHFENVPDVRHKLQTLHDVGLDYLKLGQPSPTLSGGEAQRIKLARELVKKSTGRTLYLLDEPTTGLHFADIKLLLKVLHNFAAVGNTVLVVEHNLDVIKTADWLIDMGPEGGRGGGRVIAAGTPEAIAAGTAYLPQTQDEKVAVDTPNGEVGESLFSYTGVALAKVLGVRHLRADGSYYKAPPATTLAGAAPVKVAESKAIIVRGARQHNLKGVDVTIPRDQMTVCCGLSGSGKSSLAMDTIYAEGQRRYVESLSSYARQFVGQMQKPRLEHIEGLSPAIAIEQKHLGHTPRSTVGTVTEIYDYLRILFARLGQPYCPGCNLPIGTQTSDQIIDQILRDLPGERILILAPQLIDVGENYGALWEELRGFGYQRVRVDGKTHPLDDPPAIDRRRKHSVQVVIDRANVRADARSRLADSVEKGLDLGMGEIHIAVVNEDQPEPKWRVETFSQHLACHACGRSFERLGPHHFSFNSALGWCGTCEGLGVQIGANPAALLRDSKLTLRQGAVLVWPDVARPYFGGMLAALARQTGLPLDTPFDSFNSRQRRQVMYGTGDEWLAVTAADVAQYGPSPETAAAPTKKRGKATKELAARALTAETTSKTKTTDSAAGNHVLFRFQYKGLYPALEESARLSVTLRTRLDHLVTEVECGSCGGSRLREDAAAMQFQGRTIHDLCALPLGQLTQVLQSWNLTGEEKKIAGELLREIRNRTQFLVDVGLEYLSLARPAPTLSGGEAQRIRLASQVGSGLCGVLYVLDEPTIGLHPRDNTRLIKALQKLRDLGNTLLVVEHDKEVVSAADQLLDFGPGAGEFGGNIVARGTPTQVAKTADSVTGPFLSGKKNIPIPANRRSADPAQLSLSTEITVSRKLSKAGGNPRNEVDDAKQAVKKNSRLVNPFSRTPPTQFGYLEIVGARHNNLRNVTVRIPLGTLTAVTGVSGSGKSSLLEDVLYNALAKTLHRAATIPGAYDAIRGIDHINKVIRVDQQALGNTPTSNPATYTGVFELIRQLFSQLPDAKVRGYTARRFSFNAPGGRCEACEGNGQKKIEMHFLPDVWVTCETCQGKRYNPETLGVKFHGHSIADVLELSCGRALALFSNIPKIRRILQTLCDVGLDYLRLGQAAPTLSGGEAQRVKLAAELARPDTGRTLYLLDEPTTGLHFEDIHKLLEVLQRLVDLGNSVVVIEHNLDVIKCADWLIEMGPEAGDGGGQVIYAGTPEGLVAAAGGTPGGKPTKAKKSKSVETKPVISKGPGESASAAADESRYPLASASHTALALAPVLAAGPYVTREKYDPAAVEKPRQGDLDIDDVGRNVHMPWEADGERWHTQERVGRNGEPCRWDGRILAEVVRRIEAAGEFTTNWNERTVVEITGEKKSDGWFFHALTGEQWVLKLKFRCARSTFQREELQARLKLRPFNELPELPVYGNEPRVKCVNLGGPWQEVQLQLHAWEEINIPEFWQFVEEAVAGFVKFTNKAAINPADVMPWKVLGQKWHLARKGFPPGKKIAWETETLVELCDILQQAAPGAQFLWNNQQIVNVMLPGKRDPWAQIYSKKTSAIELVLRGPKNKFAYGQVVTLGREPELDTLRGESDIIKLKLIESADLNKGDLAKFLSDHAAATGENG; this is encoded by the coding sequence ATGCCTGCAGCAGAGATTATCATCAAAGGGGCACGCGAGCACAATTTGCGGGGGGTCGATTTGCGGTTGCCCCGCAATCAATTGATCTGCCTCACCGGCGTCAGCGGTTCCGGCAAAAGCTCGCTTGCCTTTGATACGGTCTATGCCGAGGGGCAACGCCGCTATGTGGAAAGCCTGAGCAGCTTTGCCAGACAATTTCTGGGACAAATGCCCAAGCCCGAGGTCGAGGCGATCAGCGGACTTAGCCCCACGATCTCGATTTCGCAAAAATCCAGCGGTCAAAACCCCCGCTCGACCGTCGGCACCATTACCGAGATTTACGATTATCTGCGCGTGTTATTTGCGCGTGTGGGCCAGGGGCATTGCCCGCAGTGCAGCCGACCGATTACCGCGCAAAGCCGCGAGCAAATTATTGAGCGGATTTTGCAGTTTCCCGCGGAGAGCCGGTTGCTTATCTTGGCCCCGGTCGTGCGACGACAAAAAGGGGAGCACCGCGATTTATTTATCGATTTACAAAAGCAGGGGTTTAATCGCGCGCGGGTGGATGGCAAACTGGTCCCCCTCAACGATGCGATCAGCCTGGATCGGCAGATGCGGCACGATATTGAGGTTGTCATCGACCGGATCACCATCGGACCCCAGGTTCGTGGTCGATTGGCGGAGGATGTGGAGCTAGCGCTTAAACTAGGAAGCGGGTCGCTAATCTTGGCCCCGGATGAGGCGACGGCGGGCGGGGGACAGATCACTCGTCCCGAGTATACAGATGAAGAGGAAGAATTTTCCGCCGAACGAGAAGCGGAAACGGGACTCGGGGAAAAGGACTCCCCCCGCAAGGCTAAAAAGAAATCCAAAAGCGTGGTCAAGGGGGGCCAGCCGGGGGATGTGGTCCTGTCCTGTGATTATGCCTGCACGCACTGCGGCATTTCGTTTGATCCTCCCACGCCGCAACTCTTTAGCTTTAATAGCCCGCAAGGGATGTGCCCTCAGTGCGATGGATTGGGAGAGGTCTTTACCTTTGATCCGCGATTGCTGGTGCCGGATGACAGTTTGTCGTTAAAGGATGGGGCGATCGAGCTAGTCGGCAAGTGGAAAGAAATGGGGCGCTGGCGGCGGCATATTTATCAGGGAGTGGCCGACACCCTGGAACGAATCCATAACTGGGACGAAGGAACGCTGCTGGAAAGCCCCTGGCGCGATTTAGATAAGGTCATGCGGGGAATTTGGCTCGCGGGGACCGGCGACACGCATATCACGTTTACCTGGCGGGGAGGGAACGCCCCCCAAAAGTACGGAGGCCACTGGGAAGGCTTTGTCGCGCAGTTCCTCGAACGTTACCGCGGCACCGAAAGCAAGCCCCACCGCGCCGCGCTCGAGAAATACATGACGGTCACGCCTTGCCTAGCCTGCGGCGGCACCCGCCTCAAACCACAGTCCCGTGCTGTCCGGCTGACCACCACCAATCCGCGGTTTCCCGGTTCGCCATCGCTTTCCCTCCCTGAGGTTTGCTCCCTGCCGGTCCAGGACGCCGCGGAATTTTTTCAAGAGTTGGAGCTTGACGCCACCGGACAACTTATTGCCACGGAACTGCAAAAGGAAATCCTTGGCCGGCTTGGCTTTTTGGTCAATGTCGGCCTGGAATATCTGACCCTCGACCGCACGGCCCCCACGCTGTCCGGGGGGGAATCACAGCGAATCCGCCTGGCGGGGCAGATTGGCTGCGGATTGGTCGGCGTGTTATACATCCTGGATGAGCCGTCAATCGGCCTGCATCCTCGCGATAATGACAAACTTATTAACACGCTCAAATCCTTGCGCGACAAGGGAAACACCGTGCTGGTCGTGGAACACGACGAAGACACCATGCGCGCGGCGGATCAGATCGTGGACTTTGGCCCCGGTCCCGGCGTCCGCGGGGGAGAGGTTGTCGCCCAAGGAAACCTGGAAAAGCTGGCCAAATCCAGCAAAAGCCTGACCGGCAAATTCTTGAGCGGACAGGACGGGATTGCCATTCCCGACGCGCGGCGCACGCCCACGGGGAACGTGCTGCGGATCGAAGGAGCGCGGCATAACAATCTGCGGGGTGTCGATGTGGAGATCCCCCTGGGGTGCTTTGTCTGTGTGACGGGGGTCAGCGGTTCGGGTAAAAGTTCGCTCGTGAATGACATTCTGGTGGAGGCCCTCCGTCGCGACTTGAACGGCGGCGAGGGGACCCCCGGCGGGTTCGACCGGATCACGGGCTTGCAGCATTTGGACAAGCTCATCGCCATCGACCAATCGCCGATTGGCCGGACGCCGCGGTCCAATCCCGCGACGTATATTAAGGTCTTTGACGATATTCGGGATCTGTATGTCAAACTGCCCGAGGCGAAGGCCCGCGGCTACAAGGCGGGCCGCTTTAGCTTTAATGTAAGTGGCGGACGGTGCGAGGCTTGCGAGGGGAACGGCAGCCAGCGGCAGGATATGGACTTTTTGGCTGATATTTGGGTCACTTGCACTGTCTGCGAAGGACGCCGTTTTAACCGCGAAACCCTACAGATCAAATTTAAGGGAAAATCCATCTCCGAAGTGCTGGAAATGGATGTCCAAGAAGCCCTCCGCCACTTTGAAAATGTTCCCGATGTCCGGCACAAACTGCAAACCTTGCACGATGTCGGCCTGGATTATCTGAAGCTAGGGCAACCCTCGCCCACACTCAGCGGGGGCGAGGCGCAGCGGATCAAGCTGGCCCGTGAACTGGTAAAGAAAAGCACGGGCCGGACGCTATATCTGCTGGACGAGCCGACCACGGGGCTGCATTTTGCCGATATTAAACTGCTGTTAAAAGTTTTGCACAACTTTGCCGCCGTGGGCAACACCGTGCTGGTCGTGGAGCATAACCTGGATGTTATCAAAACAGCGGATTGGCTGATTGATATGGGGCCGGAAGGAGGCCGCGGGGGGGGGCGGGTCATCGCCGCTGGCACGCCCGAGGCTATAGCCGCCGGGACCGCGTATCTGCCGCAAACCCAGGACGAAAAAGTGGCGGTGGACACTCCCAACGGCGAAGTTGGCGAAAGCCTGTTTTCCTACACCGGCGTGGCCCTGGCCAAGGTTCTAGGCGTGCGGCACCTTCGGGCGGATGGTTCTTATTACAAGGCCCCTCCCGCCACCACACTGGCGGGGGCGGCTCCGGTCAAAGTGGCCGAGTCGAAGGCGATCATTGTCCGCGGGGCACGGCAGCACAACCTGAAAGGGGTCGATGTTACGATCCCCCGCGATCAAATGACCGTCTGCTGCGGGCTGAGCGGATCGGGCAAAAGCTCCCTCGCCATGGATACCATCTATGCCGAGGGACAACGCCGCTATGTCGAAAGCCTCAGCTCCTACGCCCGACAGTTTGTCGGCCAAATGCAAAAACCCCGGCTGGAACATATCGAGGGACTCTCCCCCGCGATTGCCATCGAGCAAAAACACCTGGGCCACACACCCCGCAGTACCGTCGGGACCGTGACCGAAATTTACGATTACCTGCGGATCCTATTTGCCCGACTGGGGCAGCCGTATTGCCCCGGATGCAATCTGCCTATCGGCACGCAAACGTCCGACCAGATCATCGACCAAATCCTGCGCGACCTGCCGGGAGAACGGATCTTGATCTTGGCTCCGCAACTAATCGACGTGGGCGAGAATTACGGCGCATTGTGGGAGGAACTGCGCGGGTTTGGCTATCAACGAGTCCGCGTGGACGGAAAGACGCACCCCCTGGATGATCCGCCGGCCATCGACCGCCGCCGCAAACATAGCGTGCAGGTGGTGATCGACCGGGCCAATGTGCGCGCCGACGCCCGAAGTCGACTGGCCGACAGCGTGGAAAAAGGGCTGGACCTGGGCATGGGTGAAATCCACATCGCCGTGGTCAACGAGGATCAGCCGGAGCCAAAATGGCGGGTCGAAACCTTTAGCCAGCATCTAGCCTGCCACGCCTGCGGTCGCAGCTTTGAACGGCTGGGGCCACACCATTTTTCGTTTAATAGCGCGCTGGGCTGGTGTGGCACCTGCGAAGGGTTGGGGGTGCAGATAGGGGCCAATCCCGCAGCGCTGTTGCGCGATTCTAAATTGACCCTGCGGCAGGGGGCCGTGCTGGTTTGGCCGGATGTGGCACGCCCCTACTTTGGCGGCATGCTGGCGGCACTAGCTCGGCAAACCGGATTGCCGCTGGATACCCCGTTTGACAGCTTTAATAGCCGTCAACGACGACAGGTGATGTACGGCACGGGGGATGAGTGGCTGGCGGTTACCGCGGCCGATGTGGCGCAATATGGACCTAGCCCCGAGACCGCCGCGGCACCAACCAAAAAGCGTGGGAAAGCGACGAAGGAGCTAGCCGCGCGCGCGTTAACAGCGGAAACCACCAGTAAAACAAAAACAACGGACAGCGCCGCTGGCAATCATGTGCTCTTTCGCTTTCAGTATAAAGGGTTGTATCCCGCGCTCGAGGAATCGGCCCGCTTGTCCGTCACGCTGCGCACGCGACTGGATCACTTGGTAACCGAGGTCGAATGCGGTAGTTGCGGCGGCAGCCGTCTGCGCGAGGATGCCGCCGCGATGCAGTTTCAAGGGCGAACAATCCACGACCTGTGTGCGCTCCCCCTGGGACAACTCACCCAGGTGCTGCAGAGTTGGAATCTGACCGGCGAAGAGAAAAAAATCGCCGGCGAACTCCTGCGCGAAATTCGCAACCGCACGCAGTTCCTCGTCGATGTGGGCCTGGAATATTTGTCGCTGGCGCGCCCCGCCCCCACGCTTTCCGGCGGCGAGGCCCAGCGCATTCGCCTGGCGTCGCAGGTGGGCAGCGGCCTATGCGGCGTGCTGTATGTGTTGGACGAGCCGACGATCGGCCTGCATCCCCGCGATAACACGCGGCTGATCAAAGCCCTGCAAAAACTGCGCGACCTGGGGAATACGCTCTTGGTGGTGGAACACGATAAAGAAGTCGTGAGCGCGGCGGATCAGTTGCTGGATTTTGGCCCGGGCGCGGGGGAATTTGGCGGAAATATTGTCGCCCGGGGCACGCCCACGCAGGTGGCAAAAACCGCCGACAGCGTCACCGGGCCGTTTTTGTCTGGAAAAAAGAATATTCCCATTCCGGCCAATCGCCGTTCCGCCGATCCCGCTCAACTCAGTTTATCGACGGAAATCACGGTCTCGCGCAAATTGTCCAAAGCGGGGGGGAATCCGCGGAATGAGGTGGATGACGCCAAGCAAGCGGTAAAGAAAAATTCCCGTTTGGTGAATCCGTTTTCCCGGACGCCACCAACCCAGTTTGGTTATCTGGAGATCGTCGGCGCCCGACATAACAACCTGCGCAATGTCACAGTGCGAATTCCCCTGGGAACATTGACCGCGGTAACCGGTGTCAGCGGATCGGGCAAAAGCTCTTTGCTAGAGGACGTCCTGTATAACGCCCTGGCCAAGACCCTGCATCGGGCGGCGACCATCCCCGGCGCGTATGACGCCATTCGCGGCATCGACCATATCAATAAAGTCATCCGCGTCGATCAGCAGGCGCTGGGAAACACGCCCACGTCCAATCCGGCAACGTACACGGGCGTGTTTGAACTGATCCGGCAGCTCTTTTCGCAATTACCCGATGCCAAGGTTCGCGGCTATACCGCCCGGCGGTTTAGCTTTAACGCCCCCGGTGGACGCTGCGAGGCCTGCGAGGGGAACGGCCAAAAGAAAATCGAAATGCACTTTCTGCCCGATGTCTGGGTCACCTGCGAAACCTGCCAGGGCAAACGCTATAATCCCGAAACCTTGGGCGTCAAATTTCACGGCCACTCCATCGCCGATGTGCTGGAACTCTCGTGCGGGCGGGCACTGGCCTTGTTTAGCAATATCCCCAAAATCCGCCGCATTTTGCAAACCTTGTGCGATGTGGGGCTGGATTATTTGCGCCTGGGGCAGGCGGCCCCCACGCTTTCCGGCGGCGAGGCGCAGCGGGTGAAGCTGGCCGCGGAGCTAGCCCGCCCCGACACCGGACGCACGCTGTACCTACTGGATGAACCGACGACGGGGCTGCACTTTGAGGATATCCATAAACTACTCGAGGTGTTGCAACGATTGGTCGATCTGGGAAATTCCGTTGTGGTGATTGAGCATAATCTGGATGTGATTAAATGCGCGGACTGGTTGATCGAAATGGGGCCGGAGGCGGGGGATGGCGGGGGCCAGGTGATCTATGCCGGGACGCCAGAGGGGCTGGTCGCGGCGGCGGGGGGGACGCCCGGCGGGAAACCGACGAAGGCTAAAAAATCAAAATCCGTGGAAACAAAACCAGTGATCAGCAAGGGTCCCGGCGAATCCGCTAGCGCCGCGGCGGATGAGTCGCGCTACCCCCTGGCCAGCGCCTCCCACACGGCTCTCGCGCTGGCCCCGGTCCTGGCGGCGGGTCCGTATGTAACACGGGAAAAATATGACCCCGCCGCCGTCGAAAAACCACGTCAGGGAGATTTGGACATCGACGATGTCGGCCGCAACGTCCATATGCCCTGGGAGGCGGATGGCGAACGCTGGCACACGCAGGAACGCGTGGGCCGCAACGGCGAGCCCTGCCGCTGGGATGGACGCATTTTGGCCGAAGTCGTCCGCCGCATCGAGGCCGCGGGGGAATTTACCACCAATTGGAACGAACGAACCGTCGTCGAAATCACCGGCGAGAAAAAAAGCGACGGTTGGTTCTTTCACGCGCTGACCGGCGAACAATGGGTGCTCAAGCTCAAATTTCGCTGCGCGCGCTCCACCTTTCAGCGCGAGGAACTACAAGCCCGGCTCAAGCTGCGGCCGTTTAACGAGCTCCCCGAACTCCCCGTTTATGGTAATGAGCCCCGCGTCAAATGCGTCAACCTGGGAGGTCCCTGGCAAGAAGTCCAATTGCAATTGCATGCCTGGGAAGAAATCAACATTCCCGAATTTTGGCAATTTGTGGAAGAGGCGGTGGCGGGATTTGTCAAATTCACGAACAAGGCCGCAATCAATCCCGCCGATGTGATGCCCTGGAAAGTGCTGGGCCAAAAGTGGCATCTGGCCCGCAAGGGCTTTCCCCCCGGCAAAAAGATCGCCTGGGAGACCGAAACCCTGGTCGAATTGTGCGATATTTTGCAGCAAGCCGCCCCCGGCGCGCAGTTCCTGTGGAATAACCAGCAAATCGTCAATGTCATGCTCCCGGGCAAACGCGATCCCTGGGCACAAATTTATTCCAAAAAAACCTCCGCGATCGAATTGGTGCTACGCGGACCAAAAAACAAGTTTGCTTATGGTCAGGTCGTTACCCTCGGCCGCGAGCCGGAACTAGACACTCTCCGCGGCGAGTCCGATATCATCAAGCTCAAACTGATCGAAAGCGCGGATCTAAATAAGGGAGACCTGGCAAAATTCCTCAGCGACCACGCCGCTGCCACGGGGGAAAATGGCTAG
- a CDS encoding bile acid:sodium symporter codes for MPVQSPIIEVSPASRVSLDSAASMSFASPPRLLPLFQGISRWMHAWFIWLLLAVDLLAAFLPGPGQGLRDRWGEFPSVGVAINFPSILLAMMLFIAGLSVRRAHLRVLAAKPLLAGLGIAGCWLIPLALLLLLRWPASWLLPLSAFSQVWLGLVIVAAVPSAQSSVAWTQNARGNVLLCLTVVLCTTLISPLLTPQVVRSVGVDALAAEAALNDVFSARFLVIWVVLPSLAGWLTVSAAGTERIDRLRPLLSVASCCLLLLLNYINASDALPALGRHADAQVVAATLLLAAALCGGCFGLAYALARLNRLNQPEKSALVYALGMKNNGIALTLMGQSLSSYPLVSLVLICYILLQHFIAGVLSNRWLREAD; via the coding sequence ATGCCTGTACAATCTCCGATCATCGAAGTTTCTCCCGCTTCCCGAGTTTCGCTGGATTCCGCAGCCTCCATGAGCTTTGCATCTCCCCCCCGGCTTCTTCCCCTGTTTCAGGGGATCTCGCGGTGGATGCACGCCTGGTTTATCTGGCTATTATTGGCGGTTGATTTGCTGGCCGCCTTTTTACCAGGTCCTGGCCAGGGACTGCGCGATCGTTGGGGAGAGTTTCCCTCCGTGGGGGTGGCAATCAATTTCCCCTCGATCTTGTTGGCAATGATGCTATTTATCGCGGGCCTGAGCGTCCGCAGGGCGCACTTGCGCGTACTAGCGGCCAAGCCTCTATTGGCGGGGTTGGGGATTGCCGGTTGCTGGCTGATCCCCTTGGCCCTGTTGTTGCTATTACGCTGGCCCGCCAGTTGGCTTTTGCCCTTGTCGGCGTTCAGCCAGGTCTGGTTGGGGTTGGTCATTGTGGCGGCGGTGCCGTCAGCGCAGTCGTCGGTCGCGTGGACGCAAAACGCCCGGGGCAATGTCCTGTTATGCCTGACTGTCGTGTTATGCACGACCTTAATCAGCCCGCTACTCACGCCCCAGGTGGTGCGAAGCGTGGGCGTGGACGCCCTGGCCGCCGAAGCGGCGCTTAATGATGTCTTTTCCGCGCGATTTTTGGTTATTTGGGTGGTCCTGCCCTCACTGGCGGGTTGGCTGACGGTCAGCGCCGCTGGGACGGAACGGATCGACCGTTTGCGACCGCTGCTGAGCGTGGCCAGTTGTTGCCTGTTGCTCTTACTTAATTATATCAACGCGTCGGATGCACTACCCGCGCTGGGACGACATGCCGACGCGCAAGTCGTCGCGGCAACGCTACTATTGGCGGCGGCTCTGTGCGGCGGCTGCTTTGGCCTGGCCTATGCCCTGGCACGACTTAACCGCCTAAATCAACCGGAAAAAAGCGCCCTGGTCTACGCCCTGGGAATGAAAAACAACGGCATCGCGCTGACACTCATGGGCCAGTCGCTATCCAGCTACCCGCTGGTCAGTCTGGTGCTGATTTGCTACATCCTATTGCAGCATTTTATCGCCGGAGTGCTGAGCAATCGCTGGCTGCGCGAAGCGGACTAA